The following coding sequences lie in one Apteryx mantelli isolate bAptMan1 chromosome 6, bAptMan1.hap1, whole genome shotgun sequence genomic window:
- the GCG gene encoding pro-glucagon, with protein MKMKTVYFVAGLLLMIVQGSWQNPLQDTEEKSRSYKASQSEPLDESRQLNEVKRHSQGTFTSDYSKYLDTRRAQDFVQWLMSTKRNGQQGQEDKENDEFPDQLSSNGISKRHAEYERHAEGTYTSDITSYLEGQAAKEFIAWLVSGRGRRDFPEKALVAEEMGRRHADGTFTSDINKVLDDMAAKEFLKWLINTKVTQRDLLGEYQ; from the exons atgaaaatgaaaactgtttattttgttGCTGGGCTGCTTTTAATGATAGTTCAAGGCAGCTGGCAAAATCCTCTTCAGGATACAGAGGAGAAATCAAG ATCATACAAAGCTTCCCAGTCTGAACCATTAGATGAATCTAGACAACTGAATGAAGTGAAACGTCATTCACAAGGCACATTCACCAGTGATTACAGCAAGTACTTGGACACTAGACGAGCTCAGGATTTTGTGCAATGGTTAATGAGTACTAAAAGAAATGG ACAACAAGGACAGGAGGACAAAGAGAATGACGAATTTCCAGACCAGCTCTCAAG CAATGGGATCTCCAAGCGTCATGCTGAATATGAGAGACATGCTGAGGGCACCTACACCAGTGATATCACCTCTTATTTGGAAGGTCAAGCTGCCAAAGAGTTCATTGCTTGGTTAGTGAGTGGACGAGGAAGAAGAGA CTTCCCAGAAAAAGCTCTTGTGGCCGAAGAAATGGGCCGAAGACATGCAGACGGCACTTTCACGAGTGATATCAACAAAGTCCTTGATGACATGGCTGCCAAAGAGTTCTTAAAGTGGCTGATTAACACAAAAGTTACCCAAAG ggACCTTTTGGGAGaataccagtaa